The nucleotide sequence ACCTCAAAGCCGATATCGTCATCTGTCGACACGTGATCGAACACATTACCCGACCGAATGAAATCGTTCGCGCGGTGCGCAGTGCCGTCGAGTCCAACCCCGAAGCGCATGTGTTTTTCGAAACTCCCTCCGTCGACTGGATTCTGGAGAACGAAGTGACATGGGATTTCTTCTATGAACATTGCTCTCTCTTCACCGCGGCATCGCTTTCGACTCTGTTCACACGAAATCGCTTTCACGTGGAATCGGTGCGTCACGTCTTTGGTGAGCAGTACCTGTGGCTGCACGCGCGGCCCGCGGCAGTCACCCCACAAGTGACGCTGCAGCCGGGAACGACTCCGGAAAACGCCCGCAGGTTCAAGGACGTCGAAGCAAGACGCAACCGAGTCTGGCGGGAACTCATTCAGGCCGAGTCCGCAAGAGGCCCGCTGGTCGTCTGGGGGGCGGGCGCTAAAGCCGTCACGTTCGCGAATCTGGTGGACCCCGACCATCGCTGGATCGAGGCGATCGTCGATGTGAACCCCAGCAAGCAGGGGAAGTACCTCGCGGGGAGTCAGCACCCGATTATCGCCCCGGACAGCCTGTCGGAACTGCAACCCGCCTGTGTGCTCGTCCTGAACCCCAATTATCGAGACGAAATCTCGCAACGTCTGTCGAGCCTGGGCCTGTCGACGGAAATCATCGACTTGATGCACGATGGCGTTCTGTCCGAGTCGGGCCAGCTCGAGGCTCCGACAATCTGAGCCGCGCTGCAAGTGCACTCTCGCACCGCTGTGTCCCGCCGGGGACGAGCATTAAGGACCCATTGATGTCGAATCCACTGATCTCGATCGGAATGCCCGTCTACAACGGAGGCGAATTCCTTCCTCGCGCCCTTGATGCCCTCCTTGCTCAGACGCATACCAATTTTGAGCTGATCATCTCGGACAACGCGTCCACGGATGAAGCGACCAGACGTGTGACTGAAGAATACGCCTGTAGCGATTCCCGCATTCGACTGACACGGCAGCCGGTCAACATCGGCGCTGTCGCCAACTTTATCTGGGTTACGCAGCAGGCCCGAGGAGCCTACTTCATGTGGGCGGCTCACGACGACTGCTGGTCCCCCATTTACCTGGAAGTCCTCGCTCGCAAGCTCGACGAATGCCCCGCGGCCGTGCTGGCAACGCCCCTCTGCCAGGTCGAAACGACGCTGCGGGATGGTAGTACGCAGCAGGAGCGAATCCCCGCTGCTCCAAATCAGAATCCAGACAAGACACTTCAGGTCTATACAGAACACTTCAAAGCCTGTCTGTGGCTCTACGGTCTTTACCGCACGAACTGGATCCAGCAAACGGCACCCGAGTGGAAGCAGTATCCCATGCTCTCAGGAGATGTGATCTGGCTATGGGGCGTCCTGCTGACCAATCGGGTTGTGGGTGACGAAGCGGCGATCTTCTATTACACGTCAGACCACCGTGCACGTCGCCGGCTGACCTATCGA is from Schlesneria sp. DSM 10557 and encodes:
- a CDS encoding class I SAM-dependent methyltransferase; protein product: MTLPAENCPVCDSPSTSLFLDRPSVPVHQNLLMASPEEASQIKRGRLAMHVCSTCGFVFNRAFDDRLMSYNQNYENTQVHSPAFNEYVDQLVGTVLRDSGMRGATIVEVGCGKGDFIKRLLRTDPRARGYGFDPSYLGPDVVLDGRLKFEKRFYDASSADLKADIVICRHVIEHITRPNEIVRAVRSAVESNPEAHVFFETPSVDWILENEVTWDFFYEHCSLFTAASLSTLFTRNRFHVESVRHVFGEQYLWLHARPAAVTPQVTLQPGTTPENARRFKDVEARRNRVWRELIQAESARGPLVVWGAGAKAVTFANLVDPDHRWIEAIVDVNPSKQGKYLAGSQHPIIAPDSLSELQPACVLVLNPNYRDEISQRLSSLGLSTEIIDLMHDGVLSESGQLEAPTI
- a CDS encoding glycosyltransferase family 2 protein, yielding MSNPLISIGMPVYNGGEFLPRALDALLAQTHTNFELIISDNASTDEATRRVTEEYACSDSRIRLTRQPVNIGAVANFIWVTQQARGAYFMWAAHDDCWSPIYLEVLARKLDECPAAVLATPLCQVETTLRDGSTQQERIPAAPNQNPDKTLQVYTEHFKACLWLYGLYRTNWIQQTAPEWKQYPMLSGDVIWLWGVLLTNRVVGDEAAIFYYTSDHRARRRLTYRQTMQMWGIDACHMTRLSWQRLPPGQRVAGVLKAWKYVYLHHLRRKNIVQTAIRIAKISLLWCWIGLETGIRQVLGMGAQTIRCRALTEPSKETVPMNTSRDNEVKQESLNAA